In Methylacidiphilum infernorum V4, a single window of DNA contains:
- a CDS encoding efflux transporter outer membrane subunit, with protein sequence MKFIRRGKPKKVILLPFLHGPPPLLLLFSPWILGSTFISLVGCSVGPDYKPPKLEVPQNWKWGEQKPDPKGSHSREKPQIEEKKTAWGGNDLQGEENIKRAIEEARKNPGKWKLAAPKDFVKKGQWWKIFNDPVLDQLEAEAEVANQQIKMAMANVIEARAGVGAALSAFFPHTNFTPSYQRWKLKTHLPWLPFILPEPIFSTVPLLGQNGIPIPSGSIIGSTQYYGFQPTLNMWQVYLNSNWELDIWGKLRRQLEAAKAEAQASQAELEGMKLTIHADVAQAYYLLRYIDSQLEVMERMIHVYEDNLKRVEIRFKSGLSNELDLARAKTDLSRIKAQYIALESHRAKVENSIARLLGQPASTFHFPRKPLKEDPPHVPQSLPSDILEQRPDIAQAEREMAATNAMIGVAYAAYFPSVNLNAYFGFFNTDFGQLFTWPSNSWIYGPLIDLPIFEGGRLLANLMQARAAYEKAVASYRETILSAFEEVENALIGMRLLEEEQKVEDEVVASAKKQYDLALDRFQRGLSHYIEVDTTESVWLNAILTDIALRGERFIVRIALIRAFGGGWADSSMKKPSFQQNQSKN encoded by the coding sequence ATGAAATTCATACGAAGGGGCAAGCCAAAAAAAGTTATCCTCCTTCCCTTTTTGCACGGCCCTCCTCCCCTCCTTCTTCTTTTCTCCCCATGGATTTTGGGCTCAACTTTTATTAGCCTCGTGGGCTGTTCGGTCGGTCCCGATTACAAGCCTCCCAAGCTCGAGGTTCCCCAAAACTGGAAATGGGGAGAACAAAAACCCGATCCCAAAGGCTCCCATTCCAGGGAAAAGCCGCAAATCGAAGAGAAAAAAACAGCCTGGGGAGGCAATGACCTGCAAGGCGAAGAAAATATAAAAAGAGCGATTGAAGAAGCCAGGAAAAACCCGGGAAAGTGGAAGTTGGCTGCCCCCAAGGATTTCGTCAAAAAAGGGCAGTGGTGGAAGATCTTCAACGATCCGGTCCTTGATCAACTCGAAGCCGAGGCCGAAGTAGCAAACCAACAGATTAAAATGGCAATGGCCAACGTCATTGAAGCCCGTGCAGGAGTAGGAGCGGCCTTAAGTGCTTTTTTCCCCCATACCAATTTCACTCCCAGCTACCAGCGCTGGAAACTCAAAACCCATCTTCCCTGGCTTCCTTTCATTTTGCCTGAACCTATTTTTTCCACCGTTCCCTTGCTGGGCCAGAATGGCATCCCTATCCCTTCGGGCTCCATCATCGGATCGACCCAATACTATGGTTTTCAGCCTACCCTGAACATGTGGCAGGTCTACCTTAACTCCAACTGGGAACTCGACATATGGGGGAAATTAAGAAGGCAGCTCGAAGCGGCCAAGGCCGAGGCTCAAGCTTCGCAAGCCGAACTGGAAGGAATGAAACTGACGATCCATGCCGACGTGGCCCAGGCTTATTACCTGTTGCGATATATCGACAGCCAGCTCGAAGTCATGGAGCGGATGATCCATGTTTACGAAGACAACCTGAAAAGAGTTGAAATTCGGTTCAAAAGCGGGCTATCCAACGAGTTGGATCTAGCCAGGGCAAAAACCGATCTTTCCCGGATAAAAGCACAGTATATAGCCCTGGAAAGCCATAGGGCGAAAGTAGAAAACTCCATTGCCCGGCTCCTGGGCCAACCCGCTTCAACCTTCCATTTTCCAAGGAAACCCCTTAAAGAAGATCCTCCTCATGTTCCCCAAAGTCTACCCTCGGACATTTTAGAGCAAAGGCCGGATATAGCCCAGGCTGAAAGGGAAATGGCGGCGACCAACGCCATGATCGGGGTAGCCTATGCCGCTTATTTTCCCTCGGTCAATCTCAATGCTTATTTTGGTTTTTTCAATACCGACTTTGGCCAGCTCTTTACCTGGCCTTCCAATTCATGGATTTATGGACCTTTAATCGATCTGCCGATTTTTGAAGGCGGCCGATTATTGGCCAACTTGATGCAGGCCCGGGCGGCGTATGAAAAAGCGGTTGCTTCCTATAGAGAAACCATTCTTTCGGCGTTTGAAGAAGTAGAAAATGCTTTAATAGGCATGCGGTTGCTGGAAGAAGAGCAAAAAGTCGAAGACGAAGTGGTAGCCTCCGCAAAAAAACAGTATGACCTGGCCCTAGACAGGTTTCAAAGAGGTCTTTCCCATTACATCGAAGTCGATACCACCGAAAGCGTCTGGCTTAATGCCATACTTACGGATATCGCCTTGCGCGGGGAAAGATTCATCGTCAGGATTGCCCTCATTCGAGCCTTTGGTGGAGGATGGGCGGACAGTTCAATGAAAAAACCATCCTTCCAACAAAACCAGTCCAAAAACTGA
- a CDS encoding MFS transporter, whose translation MNNSPKLFLLFSLYFILQCFCFFQSGSYTDIIPYATAELGQSQSHGAWTNGFFFLGQGLGLLMATPLSLRYGRKKTVLFFSSFLAASSLFCAWAPDFYLFLGGRFLQGLSCGLLIINSQSLMFENTPDPWRVFPLMLGAVASVLPFTIGPSLGGYGKEYWGREASSWRYWFYGTALLFVILSFLFHILFKETEAVAKKKPWDWAGFILLFLSLGAAQTIFNMGDDYEWFISPIIKFLFLLGIGCLLSLFVVELNRKNPFIPVRLFLRKNFFIGSLCLTVGFLFFYGLWTTLLVRLQNQNLFPPHRAGTLFVGMALFSTPISFLLPRLAGKMRSPLYAFIVFVLLGVLYTWMGYFDFYQKRWFWMQSPLIFVIQGIALGLFFIPLTNLIISGLCPKNQLQAIELSSSMRIIGQGWASPIIGTILYHRIVFHKMRLDEWLHAGHPYLMEYYSKFKEQGIGREIALKILDQSALSHAFILSLNDAFRFCGIGFLVLSGVILLAKERRDQI comes from the coding sequence ATGAATAATTCCCCTAAACTTTTTCTTCTTTTCAGCCTCTATTTTATCCTCCAGTGTTTCTGTTTTTTTCAATCCGGCTCCTATACCGACATCATTCCCTATGCCACGGCTGAACTGGGACAAAGCCAAAGCCATGGAGCATGGACCAATGGATTTTTCTTCCTGGGGCAAGGTCTCGGACTGTTGATGGCCACCCCTCTTAGCCTTCGCTACGGAAGAAAAAAAACGGTCCTTTTCTTTTCTTCTTTTCTTGCGGCCAGCAGCCTTTTCTGCGCATGGGCCCCTGATTTCTACCTATTTTTGGGAGGACGATTCCTGCAAGGCCTCAGTTGTGGCCTGCTGATCATCAACTCTCAAAGCCTCATGTTTGAAAATACCCCTGATCCATGGAGGGTATTTCCCTTGATGCTCGGGGCCGTGGCCAGCGTTCTTCCTTTTACGATCGGGCCCTCCCTCGGCGGCTATGGCAAAGAGTATTGGGGAAGGGAAGCAAGCAGTTGGAGATATTGGTTCTATGGAACTGCCCTTCTCTTTGTCATCCTTAGCTTTCTTTTCCACATCCTGTTTAAAGAAACCGAAGCGGTTGCAAAAAAGAAGCCCTGGGATTGGGCAGGATTTATCCTTCTTTTTCTAAGCCTGGGCGCTGCACAAACGATTTTCAACATGGGGGATGATTACGAGTGGTTTATTTCTCCGATTATCAAGTTTTTATTCCTGTTGGGGATCGGTTGTCTTCTGAGTCTTTTTGTCGTGGAATTGAACCGGAAAAACCCTTTTATCCCGGTTCGGCTTTTTTTAAGAAAAAATTTTTTTATCGGCTCCCTATGCTTAACGGTTGGCTTTCTCTTTTTTTACGGCCTATGGACAACGCTCCTTGTCCGGCTTCAAAACCAAAACCTTTTCCCTCCTCACCGGGCGGGAACCCTTTTTGTGGGCATGGCCCTGTTTTCTACCCCAATCTCTTTCCTCCTTCCCAGGCTTGCGGGGAAAATGAGAAGTCCTCTCTATGCTTTCATCGTATTCGTTCTCCTGGGTGTTCTATACACCTGGATGGGATATTTCGACTTCTACCAGAAAAGGTGGTTTTGGATGCAGTCCCCCTTGATTTTTGTTATCCAGGGAATCGCCTTAGGCCTTTTTTTTATTCCCCTGACAAACCTGATCATTTCAGGCCTTTGCCCTAAAAACCAACTCCAGGCCATTGAACTTTCCAGCAGCATGCGGATCATCGGCCAGGGCTGGGCTTCCCCGATCATCGGTACGATCCTCTACCACCGGATCGTCTTTCACAAGATGCGCCTGGATGAATGGTTGCATGCCGGCCATCCCTACTTGATGGAGTATTATTCAAAGTTCAAAGAGCAAGGAATCGGTAGAGAAATAGCTTTAAAAATTCTCGATCAATCCGCCCTCTCTCACGCCTTTATCCTGAGCCTCAACGACGCCTTTCGATTTTGCGGAATCGGTTTCCTTGTTTTATCCGGAGTAATCCTATTGGCCAAAGAACGACGAGATCAAATCTAG
- a CDS encoding HlyD family secretion protein, whose protein sequence is MKMPGNEKKRNIFFSFLLGNKERIRNKGSFQRLFQVLWRSWKRDLFSFAFNKYRPFLVFFLILCLVALWWFFFTGRWVATNDAYVTGNVIPVKAQTSGRVVEVLVESTQFVQKNQLLVRLDSLKQQVAFESAQHNLAMAVRRVEDLFNKARSLRHKIAAQKAILGRQRYDLGLYSSGSKAGVVSVQDAVDAQWKVAEIESTIRQLEDELRSTEAWIQKTTIWDNPIVLKAAVELKDAYLALYRCQIVAPVAGYIARRSVQVGDEVSPEKLLMSVVPLDYYWVVANYRETELRRIRPGQPVKIRADIYGRHYLYHGIVEGIEPGSGTVFSLLPPDNATGNYIHVVERVPVRIKLDPTELRKHPLRLGLSVVTKVNVSYQGQSVLKPLTEIPPEAKKTDYSSPYFTEELAGVDHLIKSIIEQNRYSQDQAENPNQAENSLSQKQQEIFPSPPSN, encoded by the coding sequence ATGAAAATGCCGGGAAATGAGAAAAAAAGAAACATTTTTTTTTCTTTCCTTCTTGGGAACAAAGAAAGGATAAGAAATAAGGGGAGTTTCCAGCGCCTATTCCAAGTCCTATGGCGCTCTTGGAAAAGGGATCTTTTTTCTTTTGCTTTCAATAAATACCGCCCTTTTTTAGTTTTTTTCCTGATCCTTTGCCTTGTTGCCCTATGGTGGTTTTTCTTTACCGGCCGCTGGGTTGCAACCAACGATGCCTACGTGACGGGTAATGTCATTCCCGTCAAGGCCCAGACATCAGGAAGGGTAGTAGAGGTTCTCGTCGAATCCACCCAGTTTGTCCAAAAAAACCAACTACTCGTCCGGTTGGATTCACTCAAACAACAGGTCGCCTTTGAAAGCGCCCAACACAACCTGGCCATGGCGGTGCGCAGGGTGGAAGATCTCTTCAATAAAGCTAGATCCCTCCGCCATAAAATAGCGGCACAAAAAGCGATCCTGGGCCGACAGCGTTACGACCTCGGACTTTATTCCTCGGGAAGCAAAGCGGGGGTCGTTTCCGTTCAAGATGCCGTGGATGCACAATGGAAAGTGGCGGAAATCGAATCGACGATCAGGCAACTCGAAGATGAACTGCGATCAACGGAGGCTTGGATCCAGAAAACGACGATTTGGGACAACCCGATTGTGCTTAAGGCTGCCGTGGAACTTAAAGATGCCTACCTGGCCTTGTACCGGTGCCAGATCGTAGCTCCAGTAGCCGGTTACATAGCCAGGAGATCTGTCCAGGTTGGAGATGAAGTAAGCCCCGAAAAGTTGCTCATGTCCGTGGTCCCCTTGGACTATTACTGGGTGGTAGCCAATTACAGGGAAACAGAGCTGAGAAGGATCAGGCCCGGTCAACCGGTTAAAATAAGAGCGGACATCTACGGGCGGCATTACCTCTACCATGGAATAGTCGAAGGGATCGAGCCGGGTTCAGGAACCGTTTTTTCCCTTTTACCCCCGGACAACGCCACGGGCAACTACATTCACGTTGTCGAAAGGGTGCCTGTAAGAATAAAACTCGATCCCACAGAACTGCGCAAACATCCCCTGAGGCTTGGCTTATCGGTTGTAACCAAGGTCAACGTATCCTACCAAGGGCAGTCGGTTCTCAAACCGCTGACGGAAATTCCGCCCGAAGCCAAGAAAACCGATTACAGCTCTCCCTATTTTACCGAAGAACTCGCAGGGGTAGATCATTTAATCAAGTCGATCATTGAACAAAACCGCTATTCTCAAGACCAAGCTGAAAACCCAAACCAAGCCGAAAATTCTTTGAGTCAAAAACAACAGGAAATTTTTCCTTCCCCACCCTCCAACTGA
- a CDS encoding universal stress protein, producing MTLEKILVGYDGSEKAKKALSLALKMAKAWGSKITVLAVSHPPEFDQDTQFDLERRKIVSELKWAMEKAAEEKVEVEIKTTMGDPADNIIRLAREGKFDLVVLGRRGLSRIGYWLTGSVSERVLRHSPCSILIVE from the coding sequence ATGACCTTAGAAAAAATCCTCGTCGGTTATGACGGATCGGAGAAAGCCAAGAAAGCTTTAAGCTTGGCTTTGAAAATGGCCAAGGCCTGGGGATCAAAAATCACCGTCCTTGCCGTCAGCCATCCTCCCGAATTTGATCAAGACACCCAATTTGATCTCGAAAGGAGGAAAATTGTTTCAGAACTGAAATGGGCAATGGAAAAAGCGGCGGAAGAAAAGGTCGAGGTGGAGATAAAAACAACCATGGGGGATCCTGCAGACAACATTATCCGGCTGGCCCGTGAAGGAAAATTCGATCTTGTGGTATTGGGTCGAAGAGGACTTTCCAGGATCGGGTACTGGCTGACGGGCTCCGTTTCCGAACGGGTTCTTCGTCATAGCCCCTGCTCGATCCTGATCGTCGAATAA
- a CDS encoding DsrE/DsrF/DrsH-like family protein: MEEKISIILFSGTVDKLLAAATIASGAAAMQKKVQIFVTFYGLLAFKKDDWKTNRRLSKDFEDFATEALKAMEAKKVPSWLDTLKGAMEIGDVTVHACGLTMDLLAIKLEDLEPVVSDIVGVGTFIENASGGQILFL; the protein is encoded by the coding sequence ATGGAAGAAAAAATATCGATTATCCTTTTTTCAGGAACCGTAGATAAGCTTCTTGCCGCAGCAACAATCGCTTCCGGTGCCGCAGCGATGCAAAAAAAGGTGCAGATTTTTGTTACCTTTTACGGGCTTTTAGCTTTTAAAAAAGATGATTGGAAAACCAATAGGCGGCTGAGCAAGGATTTTGAAGATTTTGCCACCGAGGCCCTAAAAGCGATGGAAGCTAAGAAAGTTCCCAGTTGGCTGGATACTTTGAAGGGAGCCATGGAAATTGGGGATGTTACCGTTCATGCCTGTGGGCTTACCATGGATCTTTTGGCGATTAAGCTTGAAGATCTGGAACCCGTGGTAAGTGACATCGTCGGGGTAGGCACTTTTATCGAAAATGCATCGGGAGGCCAAATTCTCTTTCTCTAA
- a CDS encoding sulfurtransferase TusA family protein yields the protein MEGIKITKEVDARGSFCPGPLMEMIRLIRSANVGDVVAVISGDEGTKKDLPAWIKKAKHELIAEEPLEGGATRFICKKLH from the coding sequence ATGGAAGGCATTAAGATTACCAAAGAAGTGGATGCGCGAGGGAGTTTTTGCCCTGGACCCTTGATGGAAATGATCAGGCTTATCCGGTCCGCAAACGTGGGAGATGTCGTGGCCGTGATTTCGGGAGATGAAGGCACAAAAAAAGATCTTCCCGCGTGGATTAAAAAGGCCAAGCATGAACTCATTGCCGAAGAACCCCTTGAAGGCGGGGCCACGCGTTTCATCTGCAAAAAACTCCACTAA
- a CDS encoding NAD(P)/FAD-dependent oxidoreductase: protein MAKKVVILGGGTGGSIVANILARSLKSQEAEITVITASPLHVYQPYQLYIPFGYQDPRKIARSERSLLNRRVSLVIDPVEQLDTKNRQVVGHSKKTYPYDYLVIATGSVVDEQQIAGFKEGADHFYTPEAAFALYEKLQNFNGGRIVVGIGGLPYKCPVAPIEFTFMLEEYLTKKGLRQRTEIIYTFPLNDVFNIKTAADFIRSDFEKRNIKTELFFNLAEVHPEKKVVESLEGTELPYDLLVMTPPHKGAAFLRGHEIADADGWINTDRHSLKVSSLENVWALGDTTNLPISKAGSTAHFQAPVIASQICSALRQASAEEGKNRYNGHVACFIESGYGKATMLDFDYEHPPQPPPPSEFIHFQKQALNKFYWYLIPKAII from the coding sequence ATGGCAAAAAAAGTCGTGATTTTGGGTGGAGGGACAGGAGGTTCTATCGTCGCTAATATTTTGGCGAGGTCTTTAAAGAGCCAAGAGGCGGAAATAACGGTCATTACCGCTTCCCCTCTCCATGTCTATCAACCTTACCAGCTTTACATTCCTTTCGGTTATCAAGATCCCAGGAAAATTGCACGCTCTGAACGATCCCTTTTGAACCGGAGGGTTTCCCTCGTAATTGACCCCGTCGAACAACTGGACACGAAAAACCGGCAAGTCGTGGGCCATTCCAAGAAAACCTATCCTTACGACTACTTGGTTATCGCCACGGGCTCCGTTGTCGATGAACAGCAGATAGCCGGCTTTAAAGAAGGTGCCGATCATTTTTATACCCCCGAGGCGGCTTTTGCACTCTATGAGAAGCTTCAAAATTTCAACGGGGGAAGGATCGTGGTCGGCATCGGAGGGTTACCATACAAGTGTCCCGTCGCTCCCATCGAGTTTACCTTCATGCTGGAAGAATACTTGACGAAAAAAGGACTTCGCCAGCGCACGGAGATTATCTATACCTTTCCTCTCAACGATGTTTTCAATATCAAGACGGCCGCGGATTTCATCCGCAGTGATTTTGAAAAACGAAATATCAAGACTGAACTTTTCTTCAACCTGGCTGAAGTCCATCCTGAAAAAAAGGTGGTGGAGAGTTTAGAAGGCACCGAGCTTCCTTACGATCTACTCGTCATGACTCCTCCCCATAAAGGAGCGGCTTTTCTAAGGGGACACGAAATCGCGGATGCCGATGGATGGATAAATACAGACAGGCATTCGCTTAAAGTATCAAGTCTAGAAAATGTTTGGGCCCTTGGAGACACAACCAATTTGCCGATAAGCAAGGCGGGCAGCACGGCCCATTTCCAGGCTCCTGTTATTGCAAGCCAAATATGCTCGGCCCTTAGGCAGGCTAGCGCAGAAGAGGGGAAAAACCGTTACAACGGGCATGTTGCCTGTTTTATCGAATCGGGGTATGGAAAGGCCACCATGCTTGATTTCGATTATGAACACCCGCCCCAACCTCCACCCCCTTCCGAGTTTATCCATTTTCAAAAACAAGCTCTTAACAAATTTTACTGGTATCTTATTCCCAAGGCGATCATCTAA
- a CDS encoding class I SAM-dependent methyltransferase, whose amino-acid sequence MNSRPQARQVREKWDLASRFFDWITWADDQRFSPFKYRLFQKVRGKTLLVGAGTGKDFRFLPHDGEIVAIDISPKMLERAALKAQCFPGTIELKEADVCALDFPDESFDTVLSVCTFCSVPDPLQGMREIYRVLRPDGKFYLFEHVRSRIGPLGILLDLLTPLSRRFGPDLNRDTVSAVRNSGFRITREENIYLDIVKWIEAVKR is encoded by the coding sequence ATGAATAGCCGTCCTCAAGCACGGCAGGTCCGAGAAAAGTGGGACCTGGCCAGTCGTTTTTTCGATTGGATTACTTGGGCCGATGATCAACGTTTTTCCCCGTTTAAATACAGGTTGTTTCAAAAAGTAAGGGGAAAGACTCTACTCGTAGGTGCGGGTACGGGCAAGGACTTCCGCTTTTTACCCCATGATGGAGAAATTGTAGCCATCGACATCAGTCCAAAAATGCTTGAAAGGGCAGCATTGAAAGCGCAATGTTTCCCGGGGACCATCGAACTCAAGGAAGCCGATGTCTGTGCCTTGGATTTCCCCGATGAATCTTTCGACACCGTTCTTAGCGTTTGCACGTTTTGTTCTGTTCCCGACCCTCTTCAAGGAATGAGGGAAATTTACCGGGTATTGCGACCCGATGGGAAATTCTATCTTTTCGAGCATGTGAGGAGTCGCATAGGTCCCCTGGGTATCCTTCTTGATCTCCTTACCCCTCTGTCTCGACGCTTTGGCCCTGATTTGAACAGGGATACGGTGTCAGCCGTTCGCAACAGCGGATTTCGGATCACCAGGGAAGAAAACATCTACTTGGACATCGTTAAATGGATAGAGGCGGTAAAAAGGTAA
- a CDS encoding GNAT family N-acetyltransferase, producing MIFPLVLERVWLRPFEESDEKSIVELSGDPDASWGTRPITYPESPEKAPSWLKEHRAMTERGETLSLAIISREQPVLVGAVILFFEPNHDRAEIGCWIGKPYRYKGYGSEACRAVIDYAFEKLKLNKVSAYCLARNAPSVSMIRKLGMKFEGCLRKHLKVRGIYEDLLVYGLLAGEIEENAQHG from the coding sequence GTGATCTTTCCGCTTGTTCTTGAACGAGTCTGGCTCAGGCCTTTTGAAGAAAGTGACGAGAAAAGCATTGTAGAACTCTCGGGAGATCCGGATGCCTCTTGGGGAACGCGACCGATCACTTATCCGGAAAGCCCTGAAAAGGCTCCATCATGGCTTAAAGAACACAGGGCTATGACCGAAAGAGGAGAGACTTTGAGCTTGGCTATCATTTCCAGGGAGCAACCTGTTTTGGTGGGTGCGGTGATCCTTTTTTTTGAGCCCAATCATGATCGAGCTGAAATCGGTTGTTGGATCGGCAAGCCTTACCGCTACAAAGGATATGGTTCTGAAGCCTGCCGGGCGGTGATCGATTATGCATTCGAAAAATTAAAGCTGAATAAAGTTTCTGCTTACTGCCTGGCCCGCAATGCCCCGTCTGTAAGTATGATACGGAAACTCGGGATGAAGTTCGAGGGTTGTTTAAGAAAACATCTTAAGGTCAGGGGCATTTATGAAGATCTCCTCGTATATGGCCTATTAGCCGGGGAAATCGAAGAAAATGCTCAACATGGATAA
- the phoU gene encoding phosphate signaling complex protein PhoU yields MITIGEIRETLLLMASIAARNLQLALKALIERNDALAQSVIKGDEDLDTLEIKIDDQIITFIATHSPVAIDCRLALVASKISSDLERIGDQAVTISRIALQLNEKPPLKSFFNIDKMAEIARKMYQEAIDSFISGNPKETLSVVREDKIVDRMNKELFSTLVKIMREDPDAIPQGLNLMLVSRAIERAADHAKNIAEEVYYLYRAKDIRHKTSLINVKKATGEES; encoded by the coding sequence ATGATAACCATTGGCGAAATTCGAGAAACTCTTCTATTAATGGCGAGCATTGCAGCCCGCAATCTCCAACTTGCTCTCAAGGCTTTAATAGAACGCAATGATGCCTTGGCCCAAAGCGTCATCAAGGGAGATGAAGATCTCGATACCCTGGAAATTAAAATCGACGATCAGATCATCACTTTTATTGCTACCCATAGCCCGGTAGCGATTGACTGCCGGCTGGCTCTTGTCGCTTCAAAAATTTCCAGTGATCTTGAACGCATTGGAGACCAAGCGGTCACGATTTCTCGGATCGCCCTTCAACTCAATGAAAAACCACCCCTTAAATCTTTTTTCAACATCGACAAGATGGCCGAAATCGCCAGAAAAATGTATCAAGAAGCCATCGATAGCTTTATTTCGGGAAACCCCAAGGAAACATTAAGCGTGGTCCGGGAAGACAAAATCGTGGATCGAATGAACAAGGAACTTTTTAGCACCCTTGTAAAAATCATGAGGGAAGATCCCGATGCCATTCCTCAAGGGCTTAATCTCATGCTCGTTTCCCGGGCTATAGAACGAGCAGCCGATCACGCCAAAAACATCGCCGAAGAAGTCTACTATCTTTATAGGGCAAAAGACATACGCCACAAGACCAGCCTCATCAATGTCAAAAAGGCGACGGGAGAAGAAAGCTAA
- the gcvT gene encoding glycine cleavage system aminomethyltransferase GcvT has protein sequence MSSSTPPVPLVTFLYKHHIELGAHMGMFAGWWMPIYYHSALVEHRAVRENAGLFDLCHMGQFFVEGPKATEWLNSIVTNDLSVLKDGQSQYNLLLTEEGGIIDDLLLYRISSTAYLLVVNANAAEKDHHLLRLLLPPEGVSLIDNRQKWGCIAIQGPQSWSILQRVFSIDPLPKHTLRKIIFEKQFLYIASTGYTGEPGAELFFPGSIASALWNRLLEEGKKNDALPCGLASRNILRLEASLPLNGTDLREDKNPWEAGLSKAVCLSKPSFFPGKTALLRLKDTFQDLLVAFVAVCEGCPQPKTGSPIFSMGEKKGEVTSGVWSPSLGRMIGMGYILKSHAREGTPIEIEIRGKYHPFQVQKKPLYSKRSPRS, from the coding sequence GTGTCGAGCTCAACTCCTCCTGTTCCCCTCGTTACCTTCCTTTATAAACACCATATCGAGCTTGGAGCACACATGGGGATGTTCGCCGGTTGGTGGATGCCCATCTATTATCATTCAGCCCTCGTGGAACATAGAGCCGTAAGGGAAAATGCAGGGCTGTTCGATCTTTGTCATATGGGGCAATTTTTCGTCGAAGGACCGAAAGCCACCGAATGGCTTAATAGCATTGTGACAAACGATTTATCGGTTTTAAAAGACGGCCAGAGTCAATATAACCTGCTGTTAACAGAAGAGGGAGGAATTATCGATGATCTTCTCCTTTACCGTATTTCTTCCACCGCCTATCTCCTTGTTGTCAATGCCAACGCTGCCGAAAAAGATCACCATCTACTCCGGCTCCTCTTGCCCCCAGAGGGAGTCAGTCTCATTGACAATCGGCAGAAATGGGGCTGTATAGCCATCCAAGGACCCCAATCCTGGAGCATTCTTCAAAGAGTTTTTTCGATCGATCCCCTCCCCAAGCATACTCTTAGAAAAATCATTTTCGAAAAACAGTTCTTGTACATCGCCAGCACCGGGTACACGGGAGAGCCGGGAGCTGAATTATTTTTTCCCGGCTCGATCGCATCTGCCCTATGGAATAGACTTCTTGAAGAAGGCAAAAAAAACGATGCCCTCCCTTGCGGCCTGGCGAGTCGAAACATTCTCAGGCTTGAAGCTTCCCTTCCTTTAAATGGCACCGACCTTAGGGAAGACAAAAATCCATGGGAAGCCGGGTTGTCCAAGGCGGTGTGCTTATCGAAGCCCTCTTTTTTTCCAGGGAAAACTGCTCTCCTCCGGCTCAAGGACACTTTTCAAGATCTTCTCGTCGCCTTTGTAGCCGTTTGTGAGGGCTGCCCACAACCCAAAACCGGGTCTCCCATTTTTTCCATGGGTGAAAAAAAAGGCGAGGTCACCAGCGGGGTATGGTCCCCTTCGTTGGGCCGCATGATAGGGATGGGATATATCCTTAAATCCCATGCCAGGGAAGGCACCCCTATTGAAATAGAGATCAGGGGCAAGTATCATCCTTTCCAAGTTCAGAAAAAACCTCTTTACAGCAAAAGGAGTCCCCGGTCATAG
- the gcvH gene encoding glycine cleavage system protein GcvH: protein MNIPSDRLYTDTHEWVNVSGDVATVGITEHAQRELSDIVYIELPKVGERFNQKAVVGVVESVKAASDLYAPVSGEILAVNTQLVEQPSLINSNPYGEGWIFKMKMTNPDELSSLKDAEAYQELLQDKE, encoded by the coding sequence ATGAATATTCCAAGCGATCGGTTGTACACGGACACCCATGAATGGGTCAACGTCAGTGGTGATGTGGCCACCGTGGGCATTACCGAACATGCTCAAAGGGAACTATCGGATATCGTCTATATTGAACTTCCCAAGGTAGGAGAACGTTTTAACCAGAAGGCGGTGGTCGGGGTTGTCGAATCGGTAAAAGCGGCAAGCGATCTTTACGCCCCGGTCAGCGGTGAAATTTTAGCCGTGAATACCCAGTTGGTTGAACAACCCTCTTTAATCAATAGCAACCCCTATGGAGAAGGATGGATATTCAAGATGAAAATGACCAACCCCGATGAACTTTCCTCCCTTAAGGATGCCGAAGCTTACCAGGAATTGTTACAAGATAAGGAATGA